A single Botrytis cinerea B05.10 chromosome 1, complete sequence DNA region contains:
- the Bctvp38 gene encoding Bctvp38, protein MPADYSSTARALALPISPLETPSSPDQHVERPPWSRRISSNVRRANNSASPYSNQPTTSFKDQILRKAEKLQRKFVSTWQKLSPLQKCLAVGAAVLNIILIALFLVYQHQIFASLAPFAERWRDMRGGWMILWAMTFVAAFPPLIGYSSTITIAGFVYGVPKGWAIVASATVAGSLCSFLASRTILSSYVHRLVGKDKRFEALALTLKHDGIKILCMIRLCPLPYSLSNAAVATFPTVHPLNYALATALVTPKLFIHVFIGSRLGSLAGDEEMDASTKLINYASIIIGAGLGATVGYVIYQRTMARAKELEIEELEAANGDVAAGRRVAAEYSDANNDDAALMNDDDISLWDNEDAQTGYTDFVDEDEADVFASGDLDEEGNIGGKGKTAGT, encoded by the coding sequence ATGCCCGCCGATTACAGCTCGACCGCGAGAGCATTGGCGTTGCCCATCAGTCCTCTCGAGACGCCTTCCTCCCCAGATCAACACGTAGAAAGGCCACCATGGTCCAGACGCATATCTTCCAATGTGCGAAGAGCAAACAATTCCGCCTCGCCATATTCGAACCAGCCTACCACATCCTTCAAAGACCAAATTCTCCGCAAGGCCGAGAAACTACAACGAAAGTTCGTCTCGACATGGCAAAAGCTTTCTCCTCTACAAAAATGTCTTGCCGTGGGAGCCGCGGTTTTAAACATTATTCTCATCGCTCTATTTCTAGTCTATCAACATCAGATCTTCGCCAGTCTTGCTCCATTCGCAGAACGCTGGCGGGACATGCGGGGAGGATGGATGATTCTATGGGCCATGACATTCGTCGCCGCATTCCCCCCTCTCATCGGCTATTCctccaccatcaccatcgcCGGATTTGTCTACGGCGTTCCCAAAGGCTGGGCCATTGTGGCGAGCGCAACAGTAGCCGGTTCTCTCTGTTCATTCCTCGCTTCCCGAACCATCCTCTCAAGCTATGTACATCGTCTCGTGGGGAAAGATAAACGCTTCGAAGCTCTCGCTCTGACTCTCAAACACGACGGCATCAAGATTCTCTGCATGATCCGTCTCTGCCCCCTCCCATATTCCCTCTCGAATGCCGCCGTCGCCACGTTCCCCACCGTGCACCCCCTCAACTATGCTCTCGCTACCGCCTTGGTAACCCCCAAACTCTTCATCCACGTTTTCATTGGCAGTCGTCTGGGTTCACTCGCCGGCGACGAAGAAATGGATGCCTCCACCAAACTCATCAACTACGCCAGCATAATCATTGGAGCTGGACTCGGCGCCACCGTCGGCTATGTTATCTACCAGCGCACCATGGCGCGCGCCAAAGAACTCGAGATTGAAGAGCTCGAAGCGGCAAATGGGGACGTGGCTGCTGGGAGAAGAGTTGCCGCAGAATACAGTGATGCTAACAATGATGATGCGGCATTAATGaacgatgatgatatttctTTATGGGACAACGAAGATGCACAGACGGGATACACGGACTTCGTAGATGAGGACGAGGCAGACGTTTTTGCAAGTGGAGATTTAGATGAGGAAGGGAATATtggggggaagggaaagacGGCGGGGACTTAA